The following are encoded together in the Roseivirga misakiensis genome:
- a CDS encoding M1 family metallopeptidase → MKRLLTLALMLTPLLAFSQAKWNSKFEQMDNMLPTPNSYRTGSGEAGPDYWQQKADYKIKVELDDENQKITGSETITYYNNSPTTLRYLWIQLDQNVRQPENLGTKVNGARLPSTITQLGTRQAQGALGDTGFDGGFKLMSVKDTQGKDLRYLVNNTMMKITLPTPLKSGESYSFNIDWWYNINDRAQLGGRSGYEYFKEDGNYLYTIAQFYPRMAVYDDFNGWQNKQFIGSGEFALTFGDFEVEITAPSDHIVASTGELQNPKDVLTKQEQNRFKRAKKSFDKPVIIVSQAEAEAKEKTKANGKSTWVYHAKNVRDFAFASSRKFIWDAQAVKIGDNTPLAMSYYPKEGNPLWERESTKAVVNTLINFSEMTIDYPYPVAISVHAASIGMEYPMICFNFGRPRPDGTYDDFIKTRMVYVIVHEVGHNYFPMIINSDERQWAWMDEGLDSFLEYLTMKKYYPELPYSSNSPASIVPYMKGSKDFMRPIMTSPEQSLQLGYEAYNKPAAALVVLREQVMGPELFDEAFREYAKRWAFKHPKPADFFRTMEDASAVDLDWFWKGWFYSTDNVDVEVADVQWFKVAGESQGLETQVQAESGNLGENSGSDSNPFFGKPQEFKLTDSRVGSEYRSEVDNEAIRERFAGKNVYQITFKNKGGLITPLVLEWTFKDGSKEIERIPAEIWRRNENQVTKLFVKEKEVEKVLFDPFQELSDVDIENNTFPNKTASKFDNFKKGND, encoded by the coding sequence ATGAAAAGATTATTGACTTTAGCACTAATGCTCACTCCTTTATTAGCTTTTAGCCAAGCTAAATGGAATAGCAAGTTTGAACAGATGGACAACATGCTTCCTACACCAAACTCTTATCGCACGGGTTCTGGTGAAGCTGGTCCTGACTATTGGCAACAGAAAGCTGATTACAAGATAAAAGTGGAACTGGATGATGAAAACCAAAAGATCACTGGTTCTGAAACGATCACTTACTACAATAACTCTCCTACCACGCTCAGATATCTCTGGATTCAATTAGATCAGAATGTTCGGCAACCCGAAAACTTAGGCACAAAAGTAAACGGTGCTAGACTGCCGTCAACTATTACTCAACTAGGAACAAGACAGGCTCAAGGGGCACTTGGCGACACTGGATTTGACGGTGGTTTTAAGTTGATGTCAGTAAAAGATACTCAAGGAAAAGACTTGAGATATTTGGTGAATAATACGATGATGAAAATCACCCTACCAACCCCTTTAAAGTCTGGAGAGTCTTATAGCTTTAATATAGACTGGTGGTACAACATCAACGACCGCGCTCAACTAGGTGGACGATCGGGATACGAGTATTTTAAAGAAGATGGAAACTACCTCTATACGATCGCTCAGTTTTACCCAAGAATGGCGGTTTACGATGACTTTAATGGGTGGCAGAATAAGCAATTCATCGGCTCTGGTGAGTTTGCATTAACTTTTGGTGACTTTGAAGTAGAAATTACGGCACCTTCCGATCACATCGTAGCGTCGACGGGTGAACTTCAAAATCCAAAAGATGTCCTCACTAAACAGGAACAAAATCGATTCAAACGTGCTAAAAAGTCTTTCGATAAACCTGTAATCATCGTTAGCCAAGCGGAAGCTGAGGCCAAAGAAAAAACGAAAGCAAATGGTAAATCAACTTGGGTTTATCATGCAAAAAATGTCCGTGACTTTGCTTTTGCTTCCTCTCGAAAGTTCATCTGGGATGCTCAGGCCGTGAAAATCGGAGACAATACGCCTCTGGCTATGTCTTACTACCCGAAGGAAGGGAATCCGCTTTGGGAAAGAGAATCTACAAAAGCGGTGGTCAATACGTTGATCAATTTTTCTGAAATGACAATCGACTACCCTTATCCAGTAGCAATTTCAGTGCATGCAGCAAGTATTGGTATGGAGTACCCTATGATCTGCTTTAATTTTGGCAGACCGAGACCTGACGGTACCTATGATGATTTTATTAAAACCAGAATGGTTTATGTAATTGTGCATGAGGTTGGACACAATTACTTTCCAATGATTATAAACTCTGACGAACGTCAGTGGGCGTGGATGGACGAAGGCTTGGATTCTTTCCTTGAATATTTAACAATGAAAAAATACTATCCAGAACTACCATATAGCTCTAATTCGCCTGCCTCAATTGTTCCATACATGAAAGGCAGTAAAGATTTTATGCGCCCGATAATGACGAGTCCAGAGCAGTCACTTCAATTGGGTTATGAGGCGTACAATAAACCTGCCGCGGCATTAGTGGTTTTACGTGAGCAAGTTATGGGTCCAGAATTATTCGATGAAGCTTTTCGCGAATACGCAAAAAGGTGGGCTTTTAAGCACCCGAAACCTGCTGACTTTTTCCGGACTATGGAAGATGCATCAGCCGTAGATTTAGATTGGTTCTGGAAAGGTTGGTTTTATTCCACTGACAACGTAGATGTAGAAGTGGCCGATGTGCAATGGTTTAAAGTGGCAGGAGAATCACAGGGTTTGGAGACACAAGTTCAAGCTGAAAGCGGTAACCTTGGAGAAAACTCAGGTTCCGATAGCAACCCATTCTTTGGTAAGCCACAAGAATTCAAGTTAACCGATAGCAGAGTGGGTAGTGAATACCGAAGCGAGGTGGATAATGAGGCAATCAGAGAGCGATTCGCTGGTAAAAATGTTTATCAAATTACCTTTAAAAATAAAGGAGGCTTGATTACACCTTTAGTATTAGAGTGGACTTTTAAAGATGGTAGCAAAGAAATAGAAAGAATTCCTGCTGAAATCTGGCGAAGAAATGAGAATCAAGTGACTAAGCTATTTGTAAAAGAAAAAGAAGTTGAAAAAGTTCTATTTGATCCTTTTCAGGAGCTGTCAGATGTTGATATTGAGAATAATACCTTCCCGAATAAAACGGCTTCTAAGTTCGATAA